The Silene latifolia isolate original U9 population chromosome Y, ASM4854445v1, whole genome shotgun sequence sequence aaaggtcgtattttacaagtgatcaatatcaagagtggttttcctgactatagagtaacttaactgataaacgaatcatcattcgagcatggccatgcatttcagttacaactcctagagtggccctgagaaataactaaacttgataaaggttggatattttcttcgactcgaatcctgcagatataagcacaatatgaaatgacccagtgaaaatATGCTTAGCCttctgttacggtcgaccatgagaaagaaaccaaagtcacccaaagactgccttaatctcaagagacagtcgatagtctaaagaatcgactctaggaacacaatggatgtctaatccacgacctggcaccgaatgtttttaaacatttaagactccattacgttgtcacaatttgtcctacaaggtatcgttataactcgcatctgtgatcgatcagccaaccgtttgacttatggctcgttgaacccaccatcaatcacaatataatagccagagttatcagctcatgtaggcgattacggaccaaaacaaatataatgtaattcagttcactttgtggcgttcaatgttgtcgtacaatccacatgaaaaacaaaatatgaaaaacgatgaagttataaatagcatatggaaaagaaaatgtatcgaatccataagcaactagtacaacttaggaacacgtttaattcccatagaaataacgtgcccttcatgcttatcatatttcaatggtttagcgagaggatccgcgatgttgtcatccgaagcaatcttgtcaatcactatctcctcttgctccacataatcacggatcaggtgagccttccgatgtacatgtctagacttgttgctagacttaggctccttggcctggaagatggtacctctattgtcacaatagatggtgatcgggtcattcaaactaggaactacggttagtccttgtaagaattgacgcatccatatatcTTCCTTTGCtacttctgaagcggcatagtactcggattcagtagtagaatctgctacaacttcctgtttggaactcttccagctgaccgcagcaccattaagagtaaagacgaatccagactgagatttcgaatcatctcgatctgtttggaagctagcatctgcataaccgattgcacatagcttagtatctcctccataagtcaatacccaatccttagtcctccgtaggtacttaaggatgtttttaacagctatccagtgcgtttcacctggatttccttggtACCAagtcgtcatactcaatgcatatgccacgtctggacatgTGCATATCTTGGCATgtatgattgatcctatggctgatgcataaggaacacgactcatgcgttcaaccccttcaggcatcgtgggtgactgagacttgctcaaatgcatcccagacgtcattggaaggttccccttcttggagttggtcatgctgaacctttcaagaatcctatctaaataagacttctgactcaatgataacatccgtcgtgatctatctcgatagatacggattctcaatatgcgttgtgcctcacccagatctttcatctggaaatggttcttcaaccatccttttaccgaagataagagaggaatgtcattcccaatcaagagtaagtcatcgacatacaatatcaagaaaaaaatcttgctcccactcgacttgacatataagcatggttcctcgaccgatcgagtgaaaccatactcttttatcacctagtCGAAACGAtcattccaactccgagaagcttgcttgtccataaatggaacgcttaagcttgcacactttcttaggattttcaggatctatgaaaccttcgggttgtaccatgtacaattcctcctccaaataaccgtttaagaaggcgtttTTCACAtacatttgccaaatttcatagtcatgaaaagccgcaatcgctaagattattcgaatggaacgcaacattactacgggtgcaaaaatttcatcataatgcaatccgtgcacttgagtgaaaccttttgccactagtcgtgctttataggtatctggttgcccgtctatagaatgctttattttgtaaagccatttgcactgaagaggtcgtacattgttaggtaaatcaacaagatcccatacgtgattctcatacatggagtccatctcggattgcatggcttcaagccatagcttagagtcggaacaggtcatggcacctttataggtagcaggttcattactctctaggagcaaaacatcattttcctcgaccataccaatgtatctgtctggaggattagagactctacccgacctcctaggtttctgaggaatattaaccgtatcatcagttgaaggaacaacttcctccatctgttcctcggttgttagtTCTTGAAtatccgacagctcgaaggttctattacttgacttgttctctacaaattctttctctaagaactttgcactagccgcaacaaaaagtcgatgttcggtaggcgaatagaagtaatgaccaaacattccttttggataaccaataaagtatgtcttgaccgatcgcgggccgagcttatcctcgtgtctccacatgacataagccttgcagccccaaacccgaataaaggaaaagttagggaccgttcccttccacatttcatatggagtcttgtcgacagctttagacggacttcggttaagtataagagaagCTGACAAAAGAGTAAAACCCCAttatgaatcaggtactaccgtgtgactcatcatggatcgaaccatatcaagtactGTTCTATTTCTCCATTCAGAcgcaccatttaattgaggtgttccaggtggagttaactgtaaaactattccacagtctttaaggtcttgataaaactcatttgaaagatattcgccaccctgatcttaacggagtgctttaacctttcttcccagttggttctcaaccttattctggtattccttgaatttttcaaaagactcacttttatgcttcattaagtagacatatccgtatctactcaaatcgttcgtgaaagtgataaaatatctatagccatctctagcggtgattgacataggtccacatacatcagtatgtatgagtcctaataggtcactaacgcgcattccaacacctttgaaggaaattcgagtcattttgccgataagacatgattcacacgtgccaaatgtagagaaatcaaatgtgggaatagtctcattctcaatgagtttctttacacggttttcatttatgtgtcccattcgacaatgccatagataagtttgatctttgtcaccaacctttgaTTTCTTATTATtgacatgtaatatatctgtggtttgatctaagatataaattccattcatgtaAACTGCTTTGcgataaaccatttcattaaaagagaaaatacagctattgtcctttattgaaaatgaaaaatcctctttatcaagtacggaaacagaaataatattcttagacaaactgggtacatagtaacagttatataaatataactcaaaaccactagggagatGGATTACGtgtgttcccattgagactgtaGCAACTCGTGcttcattcccgactcgcaggttcacatcaccctttgcgaggggtttgatgttttttaggccctgcaaatgattacacagatgagaaccacaaccagtatcaagtacccaagttccgaaacttgcatagtcaatctcaatcatatgaatataagatgacataccaacatgagtgacgcggcctgcttttatgtcctcacagtacacgggacagttcctcctccaatgtccagtcttgtgacaatggtggcattcaacgttaccgtccttgctcttttcattgccttgtgagccactagtctcaccaggcccactcttaccgtttcctgactttttaaactttggctttcctacagttaggtcgctgtgagctttgcccttacccttattcttgttggaaatcatgagaacatcttgcttcatgctcccactcaatttcatatccttctcggtctgtatgagaagtgagtgtagctcatgaggacttttcttcatgtcattcatgtagtaatttgccctgaagagggcaaaaccatcatgaagtgaatgaagcatacggtcaatgactatgctctcactgattttgcaatcaagttcctccagtttctcgacattctcaatcatgttaagaatgtgtgggctaactggttggcccttctggagtttcgcatcaaagaagcgacaggtatgctcataagtaacgattctcgctgcttttgagaactcattagtgagcgtggtgaaaatcttgtttgcaccttgggcaatgaagcgtctttgcaaattggtttccattgcaaaaatgagtacgttctttatcgcaccgcttccataacgaagtcactataagcaattgactcgttagctcttgcattggggcctggtttggcggtattggctcgattaagtattTGAGCTTCATCACAAGAATGgcgagcattccgtaatgatgcctcccagtccgcaaagttggacccgtcattcttcagtcgtgtgaactgattcatgtggtccatgaaagcttttagccaggactcgcgtccaaggtTGGCACTTGGcctagggatttcgttatttccagccatttgttgtaagcagtattatcaatataaaacgaattctacactgcgaaaagaagaataaaaacataataagcatactcatcgttatgatttaagtctaatgcaaaacctttataagcgaagactcaagcatttatacaattgaccttcctcaagaattatataaatgatcccaagactcaattatctgtaaattgataagccaacctcttggctaattctactgttagcattcttggttgataaatttctgtaaattctatctttagtccatcatagtcacgagaaactcttcggactataatgttgaggtaaaataagtcaacacaaactacttacccaacgtagaaggggtcatatggagagtaaggtcctatatgcctaccgacgaagaaaggattcatagttgtttgcccttataaagactagtctcaattttagttttagaggaagatcccatcaactttattttaattcattttaagtgaactaatatctagcatgcgagaatgaataaactaaggtgatggcttaaaattgtgtgacatctttatgtccatgatgacTAAtatcaaactatatgagtcaatttttatgcatttaagtaggtggtttggtttaggcggaatatgatgcactaactatcaagcgaagaaaagcaacaagaatggaaaaacgtaaaacaaaataaagtcctagtgtggcctatctaccaaaatgaacataaatacaactctggaatccttcctaggacccgagaagcttgttttgatgttccatcttggtccatgtagtgcgagtgagcaatccaatctccatctttagtcttctcaaaattacaatttaaaaattacataataaacctatttacattctaatttcaaaaccataatataaaagaaaaccaaaggagattcgagatcttaAAATGACatcaaaattatgtttccatcattacgaaaacataattaactaaggccacactaggtaatacaaattacaaccgattgcaaaaaaaaaacgtaaataaaaccattcaacaattcatacaactaaataaaaagcatcaactataaattaaccattcaagacataattccttaattatgtagagtaatttatccaaaccacctattttataattatcaaaattatgtaacaattcctcaattactcacaattattccaatcttaattcacattagctagtgatatgaattaatttaacattattttaaactgctttaaaataattgggtatcaataatttgtgaaccTTTTTACAACAatcaatcatacattataaatttaatgtataataaaTATTGGcccaaataaacaaaaaaaaacgaaaccatTTTTTTTCTTGCTCTCGGCATTATCAAAAAAcaacttttttttccttttcttttttttttttgctcttgtCAGAACTGAAAAAGAGGGAAAAAcagatttttatttatttatctcggCATTAAGcttaaaaagaacaaaaacagttttttttctttcttttattgcTCTCggcaatcataaaaaaaaaacagttttttttttctttcgaaaaCACCCTTTGataatgaacaaatttgtttaatgttgctattagaacaagattggcataatcatcaacatttaaattaatgaatcatgatccataaacaacaatttaacatcatgtgtgccaaaaactatatagcaaaaacaaataatcatcatttaatcaaaacaatttccatttacatttcaatttaattcttattaaatcaaaacatctacaaatttattatattatcatcttaacatattaaaacaacaatatgaataaatctaaatGGAAACAAGGGATCAAAAATAAAAAACCCTTTCGGCAAAAAAAAATgcactcggcaaaaaaaaaaatttctctcgggcgaaattttttttttcttttcaacatttttgtttaaattcatttatgaaaatcatataaaataatttcgtggcctatgctctgataccacttgtaggaaatatcggtatacttaatcaagaaaaattcggattataacgaattatgataTATGAAAATTCTAGTCATGAATGAAAttgcattaacaaaaaaaaaatcaagaatcaaccttcggtcctagcaatatggcctaagaacaatatcgagatcgatattctcctaatcattgcacccaaaatgctttgagaaatgcccttgttctttctAGAAAGGAACCCTAATTTTCTATATGATTATTTATGGTTTTGTGATGTGAGTTGTTAGGAAAAATCAATCATCAAAATGATCCTCCCTATCTCCTAATATAACCGAAGTAAGGAGATAAATAGGGAAgatctttttctatttttctcctttctcaaaaccgtgtaaatgGGGAGTCAAttaggggaagatatttttcttcctctttttctcctttttcggtTTTGACCAACCACCAAAAAATAAGTAGAAAATCTTCTTATTCTTTGGTTGttataaaatgtataaaatgtgtattatttattaactgtcatttatgtcgtcatgtattaataagtccacacacttaataccggtccgtcatcatttattatgacaatatcgaataatatatacattaactataaatatcgtatatttataatttgcttattaatataaccgtttacgtttaattacgaattgaCATCTTAATTCCTTTaaactaacattatatacattaattaaatataacagtttatattcaatttacgaattaacagttaattcgtctcagctaatattatttaattgtattaaagaatcttctcatcatcacattgactaactgtttagtcaaatacatggactaaccttgtagtcatataaggcatcaatgtaattatattttcatacaatcacatctctcaaacacatcctttaggtgtgacttttagggaccagttgatcaccgccatcagcatgataataacgtcaaacttctagcaagccaaccgttattaagtaaaagttaatcaactgataaaatactaagtatacccttgtgaacctatagatttatatacgttatcacactaactgtggaggacacaagctccaacaatttgtTGTGGTGTTTGCGTGGTATATACAAAAAAGGTAACAAATAACGTCTCGAAAGTTAAGAGATTGTCGATTTATTTTTATCAAAAGATATATACGCACATAAATGTTCTTTAATGTTTCATTAACAGTATTATTAATGTCTAATGTTCAACAATTTAACAAGCATGAAATGGAACGTGAACCATAATGGCAAACAAATTGTAGCTAGCATGTAACTGGAATAGAACGTTGCGCATAAAAGGAGGATACTTTTGTAATTTTTGCAACCCACTGTAGATTATAGTATTAGAAACCTATCAATTCTGAGAATTGAATTGAAGAGTTGCATCAGACAGTGAAGTTTGTGTAGAGTTACCCTATGCTGAAATCCTATTTgtgcagaatgtataactttgTGGAACCTCGGTACTACAAAGATACTCCATACAACATTTCTTATTTCATGCTGCTAGTTTATGGCGATCTATAATTTCATTACTAATTATGTTTCCattacgtttttttttctttttgtccgCAGAGGTTCATTAGTATCGGCAGGTAGTGTTGTTTGCTTGTTAAGAGGTTCCATTGATTTCATCAGATATCTTACTGGGAACGGTACTCAACTACTCATCATCGACTTCATTGTTATATTAAAGTTTCAATGATATTCTCTTAGATTTCAACACATATTTGTGGGCTTAAAACGTCACTCCCCCGCAGGAATGGCACACCAGCAATGTTACTTGAGTTCGCAACTTTGAGAAATTTGACTAATATATTATATGTCATGTTATATAATTATGAAATAGGCTGCACAGGCAAAAGTGGCAATGTTGGGGCTGATAATTGTAGCAAGGCAGATGGAGGTTTGTTCATTAATTAGAAATATTGTAGCAAGGGAGATGGAGGTTTGTTCATTAATTAGAAATCGAGTTCCAACAACTGATCCAAATACTTGTTAGAGCACAAAGTACCACTAGAAATTAAGTGAAGATAATTCTGTGAACAAACTCAACAATCGTAATTTCTATCATATTCTATCGTCGGGTTGGTGTACAAACGAGATTAATAAACATACTTCCATACAAATTATACTCATATAAACTCCATATGAAAACTTGGTTAATTGTACCACTCGACATTAATAATAATACAACTTGAAACCTAGATAAAGAATTTGTAGTATTATACCCAAGATCGAGTACAAGTGTGAGTATTCTGCTCGATGTTGATCGATTATGTGCATAGAACTACTAACTTTTATGAATTTATCAATAGTAGTATTTCATTCGCTTGAaaaattttatgaatgataaaagatAACATAATGTGAAGGATTATTTGTTGACCATGGAGATTAGTGATAGAAATAAGTAAGAATAGATTTTTTGAGCTATTAAAGTAATTAGACAGTAATCCAAAACCCAAAAAAAGTATCATAGAGAATAAAACACTTTGCATATCGTATAAGATCAGATACAAATTGAGTAGAAAACCGTACACTAATGACCATGAGCTTTGTATCATTATAATATAACATGTTAATTTTAAAATATATAAAGTATGACTTAGAAAACTTTAGTTCATGCTAATTGTGCCAATAAAAATCAACCAATTTGGCAATTCTTAATAGATTACAATTTCTGTATTTTTGTGGGCATGCAAACAACCACACCTTTTTCCCATTATATACGGTGTATATCATCATTGTAAGCCTTTCAAGAAAAAATGAATGGTTTATGACCGTTAAAATATTGAGAAGATaaaaaattttataattttataattcTATATGTTTTAACCTCCTTATCTTTATTAACCACTCTTACCCAATTATGTACAAATCCATTTTATAATTGTGTTAGTGTCAAAACCACCTTATACAAGACTTACTCTAGGTTACAAGTAAAAGTGTATGGAATAAGACAATAGgagattaaaaaaaaatatgtacTTTAACCAACCAACATGTATATATTTCCATTATAAAAACATGTATAAAGATCTGTTGTTACTTGTTATACACCAATTATTTGTCTTCCTACGTTTCATATTGTTCAAGTCCATTTCATTGATCACGTTACTAGAAACGTGAGGATAGTGAAATTATTAATTAGATAGAATTTGTTTTAAATAGATAAATAAATATACAATTTTTGGGGATAATTGTATATAATAATatttgaaaattttaattagGAGGATTAAAAAAAAATTGGAGTCTCTATGCCAAATTAAGTTTATTTAGAATTATTTTTTACAATTTTGATTTATGGTTGACTTTCCTATGttgtttttttaaaataattcaaCAAACAATTTTGTTTAGTAATACTAATTGAAAAAATAAGAGAGAGACCTACAGCCTTATACCGTGTAGAGTAGCTAAACCGGTTACAAAAATGGTATAGTGCAGCTAATACATAAAGGGATTCTAACTTTTCTGATGTCCGACTTTCCGTTATTGGTTAGTTTTCCTTAAGACGAATAATATCATTTCACTCGAGAATATAAGACAACACATCTTAAGTAGGCCGTTTGCCGTACAGATTCATAACATAACTTTAAACAAGTGACGATTTATCAATTTGTTACTAATATATATCGTTCACTTTTGTAGGATTCGGTGCGTTGAGAATTGGTAACTACACCCTATATATACGCAAGATTGGTACTCTTTCCGTTtcaataatttaattatttttttattaaaatagcTCTCACAAGTAAGAAAAAAGACAAATAAATGAGTACGACAAAAGGGTTATATAATTAATTCTTCATAAGTTGGGTCAATGGTGAATTGGTGATGGGTGACGATATTGAGTTCTTTATGTTTTTATTGAAGTAAGTTTGAGAATAAAGCGATTTTTTACCAGCTGAATAAAAAACTATTATATCTTCACAAATACATTAGATTTTAAAAACCTGAAAAGAAAAATAATACGAAATAGAATTTGTCATGGCCATTAGTTATTTACTCAAGAAAAGAAAAAATCTCTAAGTACACAAAATCTATAATGAAGAAAATTTGATCTTAATGTTTTTTATTTCCTTTGACTGTTTTATTTGTCTTAAATTTTATAGTATGAAGGATAATTCATGATTGTGAACACTGCTTAAAATGATTAAAAAGATCTACAACAATTAAAAGAGAGTCAAATttgaaacccgtgcaacgcacgggcacaaaatctagttttctatattctggaaaattcccaattttccaaaattttaataaaaatttgccCATAGAATATATTCaacttatttcacaaataaatcgcataaTACCTAACTTTAACcccttaattccaaattaaacataaaattatgtaaaaaatcaaaatcaaaatttttaatATTCTATATAAATTGCTAGAACCTggaaatcacaaatttttaagccCAAAATTCGAATTTACGGTTATGACTATTTAAAGTTGAtatttatcaattttacaatataaaaatcaataaacatccaaatcaaacgaaatttgacattcaactttagatctgatgtccatatcatatatataacattgggaaaaaatttcatgccataaaattcattatagctatttttgctaaaatagtcactatttaaatAATTTtgacatctaaaaatcataaatcatgcaaaataaaaccattttacctcaaaatttacatacagtgtgtaaatattgcatgtgacaacaacCATTGCTCTGGTATTGATATTGTTTgattaaaatttgtgatttatgaggatTAATACCaccaattgtaagattcattaatctcttattagacatttctaataactatataaatttagtttagtcataaactaactagatcttatgtatgcataacaaaataacatAAAGTAAGAAGAAATAGATCAACTTACATAAAGGGCCGAATGGTTATACTAATTGGACACCTTCCAAATTAATCTTCATAAGAAAATCCTAGTGCTCCAAGGATGAACATAGATTTAATATTGGAATagtcctcaaggatttgtaccaagataattACCCTTAATACATTTTTTTTTGAAGGAAACATAGGGCCGATATTATATTAAATCAAGTTCCGCAAGCGTAATAACAACTTGCGGAAAATCAGTTACAAGGATTAACTCGCTTCCCTCAAACTCAGTCATCCTTGCAATACAATGTGCCATGGTATTGCCCCCACGTTTCACATGAATAAACTTACTAGACGGAAAAGAACGCAAACTAAACAAGACATCAATCACACAAAGCCCAAAGGGAGATCTTGCTACTGCTTCATTCTTCACGGCTAACACCACCTTAAGCGCGTCACTTTCAAGGATAATATTCGAGAAACCAAGACGGTTCGCTACTTCCAAACCAAAGCTAGCAGCCCGTGCCTCTGCCACCTCTACATCCCAATCAGCCTCTACACGCCTACACCCCATCCCCACCACACGGCCAGCCATATCCCGAGCAACCACACCCAATCCAACCACACCACACCCTGCAACGTGACCATCTACATTGAGTTTTATGAACCCAGCAGCCGGAGGAGTCCACGAGCATCCACCCACCTCTGTCACCACAATTTTCTTACCAAAAACCCGGTCTGCGTACCCTTGATACTCAACTACCATCTTCACGATCCCCGAACAAACAGCTGCAGCCGGTGGAGGAGCCTCCTCGAATAAGCGCTGATTTCTGATGGTCCATATTGACCACATCATTGCCAGGAACCTTCCCCTTTCCCCCTCACCAAGCTGCTGCAAAATCCACACCATTCTCTCCATACACGATCCATTTGGGGCAGCCTCAATAACCTCCCAAAAACCACTACCATCCCAATGTGTTCTCGTCAATGCGCACCTAAATATAGCATGATCGCAACATTCATCCGTATCAAAAAAATCACATACCGGTGTAGGGAAACAGTGACGGTGGAACAAAGCTTTCCGCACAGGTAGGATATTCGCACATATTCTCCAAATAAAGTGGAGGAGTTTTGGAGGGACTTTGAGACTCCACAGTGCCTTCCAAGAGAACCCATTATGGCTAGCAACATCCGGAGTAATACACGGCCGTCTCCCAAGCCAATAACCCGATTTGACCGAATAAAAACCATCTTTCGATGGCCACCAGTACCGTTCGTCATGAGGTAATCTACTACTCAGTGGCAGTTTAGTAACCAACCTTGCATCAGCATCCGTCAATACAGCCCGCACAGCCTCCATATTCCAACAAGCCCGGTCAGTATCAATAAGGTCCGCAACACGCATTCCCGGATCAGCATTGATATTCGGCGTAGGTACAATTCCCGCAGAATCACCAGGTAACCACGCCTCATCCCATATGCCAATGTCCCGTCCATTTCCCACTCTCCACTTCAAACCCTCCAGCAAAAGAGATTTCGACCCCCATAAGCTTCGTCATGTAAAGCTCGGGTCATACCCCCTTCTCGCCTCAAGGATGGTGTCATGTTTGAAATATCGTGCTTTTAAGACTCGCCCTGCAAGAGACTCAGGTTTGGTCAGCAAAGGCCACACTTGTTTAGCTAGCAATGCTTGGTTGAAAACACGCAAGTCTCGAAAACCCATTCCCCCATTCGCCTTAGGCTCACATAACCGCTCCCAACGCATCCAATGGAGCTTTCGATGAGCATCCGAGGAACCCCACCAGAAGCGCGCCAAAACCGAATGGATTTCATCAATAACACTCTCCAGGATAGAGAAAAGACTCATCATATATGTTGGGATCGCTTGGGCTACGGCTTTGATAAGAACCTCTTTCCCAGGTCTCGAAAGTAAACGCTCCTTCCATCCATTAACCTTTTTCCATACTCTCTCCTTCAAGCAAGTGAAAACTACTTTTTTTGACCTTCCAATAATGGTTGGAAGACCTAAGTATTTTTCATGCTTATCCACCTCCCTAAATCCCAGCAACTCCTTAATCATATCTCTCCTTTGGACCCCCACCTTCTTGCTAAAGACCACTTCCGATTTATCAAAATTAATCTTCTGTCCCGATGCTTGTTCATATTGGCTAATAATATTAGCTACCTTCAAGCATTCCTCAGCATTTTCTTTGATAAAAAGGATA is a genomic window containing:
- the LOC141631292 gene encoding uncharacterized protein LOC141631292, encoding MSKAYDRVEWSFLGDVMERMGFSGGWRGRIMRCLSTVTQSFLINGQLVGGVKPSRGLRQGDPISPYLFLLCADSFSRMLCKAAEMGQIHGMRVCRGPPRISHLFFADDSILFIKENAEECLKVANIISQYEQASGQKINFDKSEVVFSKKVGVQRRDMIKELLGFREVDKHEKYLGLPTIIGRSKKVVFTCLKERVWKKVNGWKERLLSRPGKEVLIKAVAQAIPTYMMSLFSILESVIDEIHSVLARFWWGSSDAHRKLHWMRWERLCEPKANGGMGFRDLRVFNQALLAKQVWPLLTKPESLAGRWRVGNGRDIGIWDEAWLPGDSAGIVPTPNINADPGMRVADLIDTDRACWNMEAVRAVLTDADARLVTKLPLSSRLPHDERCALTRTHWDGSGFWEVIEAAPNGSCMERMVWILQQLGEGERGRFLAMMWSIWTIRNQRLFEEAPPPAAAVCSGIVKMVVEYQGYADRVFGKKIVVTEVGGCSWTPPAAGFIKLNVDGHVAGCGVVGLGVVARDMAGRVVGMGCRRVEADWDVEVAEARAASFGLEVANRLGFSNIILESDALKVVLAVKNEAVARSPFGLCVIDVLFSLRSFPSSKFIHVKRGGNTMAHCIARMTEFEGSELILVTDFPQVVITLAELDLI